AGATTTGGTGTCTTTCATCGTACCGCTTTTCATTTTCATGCTGTTGGTCTGTGTGGGAAATCCTTCAAAAAAAGCATTGAACCACGGCTGTTTGCGGCTCCACAAAAGGGATTGAACTTCTGCTCTTGCAGAAACATAATTCTGCGGGGAAAGACCGCTTCCGTCGGCAAAATTGATCATTGCGGGACTGATACCTTTTCCTTTCCAGAACTCTTTGAGGTAAGCAATCCCCGCATCGAAACTGCCTTCGTTTTTCTTTTCCTTTCCTAGAGTCTTAATTAAGGTTTCACCGTAAAAATTGACGCTTTTACGCATAAACCAATAAACAATTTTATCAAGCGTAGGCGATTTGTGTTCGAGGATGATATTACTTTTCGGAGCAACAGGTATCTTTTCGCCGTTGATCTGCTGCATTGAAGCAGTCGTTACCTTTCCGTTAAATTCGATGCCTGCCTCATTAAACCAAGTCTTGATTTCCATACCCAATGTAAGCGGAGGATTAGGCGTAGCACCGGACACCGTGATGTTTTTAGCAGGCAACGTGCCGCTGATGTAGGCAACATCAGAAAAAGGCGCGGTATAAATTAAACTCTGATCCGAACTTCCGCCGGTTTTAAGGTCATTCACCCAGGCAACATTGGGCAAATCTACATTCTGACCTTTCATTTCTTTACCGTTCATGTTCAGATCAAACTGGTTTTCACGCCAGTTTACGCCCCAAACACCCGCGCCGTAATAATTCCCGATATCGTTCCACGGCCAGCCACCGGGCACGGTTTGAAAATTAAAATATGAATCATCGATAACCAGATCACCTGAGACTTTTCTGATGCCCTTCTGCCTAAGCGCTTCGATTAACTTATTCCGGAAGTTTTCGGGTTTATAGCCGTCGTAGCGCCAACTTCCAAGCGTTGGGTCACCATTGGACTGGATGTACAGGTTTTCACTAAGGTTTCCGTTTGAAATAGTTCCCGAATACGAAGCAGTGGTGGTATATTGATAATTGGTTCCTAGCGTTTCGAGCGCGGCGGCTGCGGTAAATATTTTCTGGGTGGAAGCCGTTGAAAGTCCCTGAT
This window of the Flavobacteriaceae bacterium 3519-10 genome carries:
- a CDS encoding D-alanyl-D-alanine carboxypeptidase, encoding MYVIRQCGISLYLKIKTHMNRLIVVALMASNVAFAQNVGQKLRTATQNLLASTPAYSANLSVYVADENGEFVYEYNGNQGLSTASTQKIFTAAAALETLGTNYQYTTTASYSGTISNGNLSENLYIQSNGDPTLGSWRYDGYKPENFRNKLIEALRQKGIRKVSGDLVIDDSYFNFQTVPGGWPWNDIGNYYGAGVWGVNWRENQFDLNMNGKEMKGQNVDLPNVAWVNDLKTGGSSDQSLIYTAPFSDVAYISGTLPAKNITVSGATPNPPLTLGMEIKTWFNEAGIEFNGKVTTASMQQINGEKIPVAPKSNIILEHKSPTLDKIVYWFMRKSVNFYGETLIKTLGKEKKNEGSFDAGIAYLKEFWKGKGISPAMINFADGSGLSPQNYVSARAEVQSLLWSRKQPWFNAFFEGFPTQTNSMKMKSGTMKDTKSFAGYHTSKDGKKYVFAIIINNYQGSNSSEALYKVLNVLK